CGCATCGACGAAATCGAAAAAGGACTCGATACGTTCTATCGCTATTTCAAGCGCTACGAGCGGATCACCGGCGAAAACTTTTACGCCATCCAGCCGCCGCGCCGCCGCAACGAAGGCGAGTTTTCGCCGACGACTGAGCCGCTGGAGCAACAGGTGCATGGCCATCGCCAGCAGTTCTTGGAGGCGATGGACGACGACTTCAACACCGGCGGTGCGATCGGCATTTTGTACGAATTGGTCCGCGCGCTGAACAAATTCGCCGACGACACGGGCTGGGAAACCGGCGCCAAACCGGGGGCTGAAAAGCTGGCCAGCCTGAAGCTCGCCACAAAGGTGCTGCGCGAGCTGACCGCCACGCTCGGCCTGTTCCGGCAGCCGATCGCGGCGCCGGACGCGGCCGGCGACGACTTGGTCGGCAAGCTGATGTCGCTGTTCATCGACATTCGGGCGGAGGCGCGCCAGGCCAAGAATTTCGCCATGGCCGACCGCATTCGTCAGGGACTCGGCGAATTGGGAATCACGCTCGAAGACCGGCCGACAGGGACGGAGTGGACAAGAAAGTAGGGTGGGACCAGCGAGCTTGCGAGCGCCGGCCCACCGAGATCGACGTCGCCAACGGTGGGCCGGCGCTCGCAAGCTCGCTGGTCCCACCCTACCTATTCGTAAAGCATGATCCGTCCAGAAAAAATCCCAGATAAAACCGGCTCCGGCCGCGCGCCACGCGTGCTGGGCGTCGATCCAGGACTGAACACCACCGGCTACGGCGTGCTGGAAGTGGCCGTGGGCGGTCCCAGGCTGTGCGAGGCGGGCGTGGTGCGCGGCCGCGACCGCCGCTCGCTCACCTCCCGCGTGGCCGAGCTGTTCGAGGGCCTTGTCGATGTGATCGAGCAGCTCAAGCCCTGCGCGATGGCGCTGGAGCAGCTCTACAGTCATTACGATCGTCCCCGCACGGCGATTCTGATGGGTCATGCTCGCGGCGTGATTTGCCTGGCGGCCGCCCGTGCCGGCGTGCCGGTGATCAGCTATAGTGCCACCGAGGTAAAAAAAACGCTGACGGGCAATGGTCGCGCGAAGAAAGACCAGGTGCAGCGGGCGGTGCAGCGCGAGTTGAACCTGAAGGCCCTGCCCGAACCATCGGACGTGGCCGACGCCTTGGCCATCGCGCTGTGTCATTATTATCGTCAGCCGGAGTGGGCCGCGCTCGCCCGGCGGAGCCGGACGGCATGACAGCGCTACCGCTTCTGTGCTGGCTGGGGCAGGCGGCCTGGCCTGGCCGAAGGACGGAGGATCACCGCGACGACGCGGAATTGCCCAGAAAATGCCCCATCAGCTTCCAGCCCTCGTCAAAGGCCAGCTCGCTCTTGCCGGCGGCCACTTCGTCATAGGTTTGGGCGGCGTCGGGCGAGATGCCGCTGCCGGCCATCACGAAGGGAACATAGCCGTGGCTGTGCGTCTTGGTCCGCAAGGGCGTGGGATGGTCGGGCGTCACGAGAATGCGGTAATCCGGCTCGCTCTTCAGCGCCTCCCACAGCGGCCCCACGATGTGGCGGTCGATCTCTTCCAGGGCCTTGATCTTGGCGGCGCAGTTTCCTTCGTGCGACGCTTCGTCCGTCGCTTCCACGTGGACGCAGATCACGTCGGTGGTGGGCAACGCGTCGATGGCGTAGCGGCCCTTGGCGGCGTAATCGGTATCGAGATAGCCGGTCGCGCCCGGCACCTCAATCCGCTGCCAACCTAAGAGCGCCGCCAGGCCGCGCAGCAAATCGACGGCCGTAATCATCGCGCCGCGACGGCCATAAAGCTGGTCGAACGGCGTGAGAACCGGGGCCTTGCCCTGACCCCACAGCCAGACGTTCGTCGCCGACAGTTTGCCTGCTTGCCGACGGGCGACGTTCACCGGATGGTCGGCGAACAGCCCGACGCTGTCGCTCATGAGCTGGTTCAGCAAGTCGCTTCCAGGACCGCGGGGATAGTCGTCGAGCACCGATTTGTCGGTCAGGTCGTGCGGCGGCGTGGCCCGCGTGTCGTGAGTGAACGGCGCCTTGTGCTGGCCGGGACGATAGATCAGCAGGTTGCGGTAGCTGACGCCGGCGATGAACTGCAATCGCTCGCTGCCGAGGTTTTCTTGGGCGGCGGCCAGCAACTGCCGGGCTTCGTCGGTCGAGATGTGCCCGGCCGTGAAGTCGCGCATCGTCTGGTCTTCGACCGTGACCAGGTTGCAACGAATGGCCCAGTCGTTTTCGGCCAAGGGAATACCCTGGGCGGCGGCCTCCAGCGGCGCGCGTCCGGTGAAGTGTTCCAGCGGGTTGTAGCCCAGCAGGCTGAGATTGGCCACGTCGCTTCCGGCCGGCAACGAGGCAGGCACATGGTTGGCCCGCCCGACGACGCCGGCCGCGGCCAAGGCGTTCATGTTCGGCAGCTTGGCGGCCTGCATGGGCGTGCGGCCTTCCAACACGTCTTGCGGCTCGTCGGCACAGCCGTCGGGAATGATGATGGCGTATTTCATGTGGCCCTAGTCTTAGTCCAAAGCTTCCAGATACGCGAGCACCTCGGCCGTCGTGTAGGTGGGTTCCGCCAAGCGGCGATGTAGTTCATCTTCACTTAATGGCGGCGGCTCCCGATCGTAAATGACGGGTGCGCGCAGGGGCAAGTACCAGGCTAAACGACGACCGCTCGCATCGCGAAACTCCAATTCGTCTTCAAAACCGTGCATTCGCTTGCGCCACGCATCGTCGACGAGGACCGTGGTCTTCAGACGTGTGATTGGCTCCGGTAGAAGACGCCCGAGATTTCGGCCTTGATCATCATAAAACAGGAGCTGGCACTTGAAATTGTGCAGAATTCTGCGCCACTCGTCATTGATCTCGATTTTCATCAGCGGAAATGCCTCGCTATGCTCGCCATCAACGAGCGTTGCCTGGAAGTGATTTCCCGATTCTAGCCGACGGAAGGTCGCAGTCGCTAGCGACCGTTGGCGTCGGTAGTGTTATCGGTAGTGTTAATAGTGAGCCGAAAATGGTGGGCCGGCGCTCGCAAGCTCGCTTGTCCCACCCTACGACTATGGGCTTTTTCAATCGAGAATCCTCATCCTCACGCAGCCCTGCCGCACGCATTTCAGCCGGTCGATCTCGTCCAGCGCGGCCACGGTGGCACTTTCGATGGTCTCGTGAGTGATGATCACCAGCGAAACGACGGCCTGCTCTTCGGTGGCCGGCTCGCGCTGAATCACCGAGGCGATCGAGATGCCGCGGCGGCCCAGCACGCCGGTGATCTCGGCCATCACGCCCGGACGGTCTTCCACGCGCAGCCGCAGATAGAACCGGCCCGTGACTTTCTTCGGATCTCGCAGGGCGACACGGGCCTCTCGCTGCGACCAAAGTTCGAGCGTGCGGAAGGTGATCGCCGTGCGGCCGACGACGGTGTCGATCAGGTCGGCCACCACGGCCGAGGCGGTGGGCATTCTGCCCGCTCCCAGGCCGTGAAAGAACACGGGGCCGACCGCGTCGCCGACCACGCGGATGGCATTGAACGCTCCGCGGACTTCGGCCAGCGGTGTGCCGACTCTCACCAGCGTCGGCGAAACGTGAAGTTCCAGCCCATCGCCGGCCAGTTCCGCCACGGCCAGCAGCTTGATGCGATAGCCCAGCTCTTGAGCATTCTTGATGTCGGCGATGTCGAGGCCGTCGATGCCCTGCCGCGGAATGTCGCGCCAGTGGACCCGCGCGCCAAAAGCCAGGTGAGCCAGGATGGCCAGCTTTTGGGCCGTGTCGGTGCCGTCGACGTCCATCGTGGGATCGGCCTCGGCGTAACCCAGCTTCTGGGCTTCGGCCAGTGCGCTGCGATAATCGGCGCCGCGCTCTTCCATTTGCGTGAGAATGTAGTTGCTGGTGCCGTTGAGGATGGCGGTCAGCGATTCGAGTTGGTTGGCCGACAGACACTGGCTGATATTGGCGATGATCGGAACGCCGCCTGCCACGGCCGCTTCGAAGGCGATCGAGCGGCCCAACTCGCGGGCCAGGTCGAACAGCTCCGGGCCATGCTCGGCCAGCAGCGCCTTGTTGGCCGTGACGACGTCTTTGCCGCTCTCCAGCAAGGCGATCATGATGGAGCGTGCCGGCTCCAGTCCGCCCACCAAGTGCGCCACGGCACTGATCTCGGCGTTGCCGGTGATGGTGGTCAAATCGTCCGACAAAACGCCGCCGGGCAACTTATAGTCGCGTTCTTTCTTCAGGTCTTGAACGACAACCTTTTCCAGCCAGATTCTGCGGCCGGCATGGCGCGCTGTGCGATCGCCGTAGTCGACCAGCAGGCGGGCCACGCCCGAGCCGACCGTTCCCAAACCGACAATCGCAACCTTGGTTTTTTCCACAGCCTCACACACATCGTGGGGCGGAACGGCGACCTATGGCAGAAATCCATCGGCCGCGCCGAGAAGAAGCGGCTCTTCCGGCATTCCGCAGACCAGACAATCGTAGGTCGGCGGCCGATCGAGCGTCAAGGCGGCCGGGCCAGAACAGACCTAGCGCGTCGCACAACGGCCGGCAGGTACCGGGACAAATCCTTACTCGGACGCGTTGTGCGACGCCAACTAGGTTTTGGGATCGGAGTGCCCTTTTGATAAACGGTGCGGCAGGCGAAAAGCGCGCGCCGCCAGCACGGAATTCTGGCAAGAAGCAGGTCCCAGCGATGCCAGCGCAGCGCAGCAAACGACGCAAACCGTCTATTGAGAACGGTTTGCGACACGCGAGCTTGGCGGTTCGAGCAGAACCTCCACGGGCAATCCCAGGAGCAGATCATGCCCGGCTTCGAGATCGACGACGACTTCGCGCACCCGCACGTCGACACGTTCGCCGGGCCTGAGATTACGCTGCGATTTGAGTCGAAAGTAGGGCGAGCAGGTGCGGACCGTTCCACGATGGCGCTT
This region of Pirellulales bacterium genomic DNA includes:
- the ruvC gene encoding crossover junction endodeoxyribonuclease RuvC gives rise to the protein MIRPEKIPDKTGSGRAPRVLGVDPGLNTTGYGVLEVAVGGPRLCEAGVVRGRDRRSLTSRVAELFEGLVDVIEQLKPCAMALEQLYSHYDRPRTAILMGHARGVICLAAARAGVPVISYSATEVKKTLTGNGRAKKDQVQRAVQRELNLKALPEPSDVADALAIALCHYYRQPEWAALARRSRTA
- a CDS encoding cofactor-independent phosphoglycerate mutase, producing the protein MKYAIIIPDGCADEPQDVLEGRTPMQAAKLPNMNALAAAGVVGRANHVPASLPAGSDVANLSLLGYNPLEHFTGRAPLEAAAQGIPLAENDWAIRCNLVTVEDQTMRDFTAGHISTDEARQLLAAAQENLGSERLQFIAGVSYRNLLIYRPGQHKAPFTHDTRATPPHDLTDKSVLDDYPRGPGSDLLNQLMSDSVGLFADHPVNVARRQAGKLSATNVWLWGQGKAPVLTPFDQLYGRRGAMITAVDLLRGLAALLGWQRIEVPGATGYLDTDYAAKGRYAIDALPTTDVICVHVEATDEASHEGNCAAKIKALEEIDRHIVGPLWEALKSEPDYRILVTPDHPTPLRTKTHSHGYVPFVMAGSGISPDAAQTYDEVAAGKSELAFDEGWKLMGHFLGNSASSR
- a CDS encoding homoserine dehydrogenase encodes the protein MEKTKVAIVGLGTVGSGVARLLVDYGDRTARHAGRRIWLEKVVVQDLKKERDYKLPGGVLSDDLTTITGNAEISAVAHLVGGLEPARSIMIALLESGKDVVTANKALLAEHGPELFDLARELGRSIAFEAAVAGGVPIIANISQCLSANQLESLTAILNGTSNYILTQMEERGADYRSALAEAQKLGYAEADPTMDVDGTDTAQKLAILAHLAFGARVHWRDIPRQGIDGLDIADIKNAQELGYRIKLLAVAELAGDGLELHVSPTLVRVGTPLAEVRGAFNAIRVVGDAVGPVFFHGLGAGRMPTASAVVADLIDTVVGRTAITFRTLELWSQREARVALRDPKKVTGRFYLRLRVEDRPGVMAEITGVLGRRGISIASVIQREPATEEQAVVSLVIITHETIESATVAALDEIDRLKCVRQGCVRMRILD